One segment of Streptosporangium brasiliense DNA contains the following:
- a CDS encoding MarR family winged helix-turn-helix transcriptional regulator — protein MVKDDDGQIGVVAALVRSTFLVNAVYADSAREYGLTSQQGQLLCVLMARPYGMSELGATLGLAKSSLTGLVDRTERNGLVERGPDPQDSRAVRVALTRRGSGLAEEFYVETCRRVERLTTELAAAERDTLAGLLGRVVLDNKVPAVFLGPDGGALADRRR, from the coding sequence GTGGTTAAAGATGATGATGGCCAGATCGGGGTCGTGGCCGCGCTGGTGCGGTCGACGTTCCTGGTGAATGCCGTGTACGCCGATTCCGCCCGGGAGTACGGCCTCACCTCGCAGCAGGGCCAGCTGCTGTGTGTGCTGATGGCGCGGCCGTACGGGATGAGCGAGCTGGGTGCGACGCTGGGGCTGGCGAAGTCGAGCCTGACCGGCCTGGTGGACCGCACCGAGCGCAACGGCCTGGTCGAGCGCGGACCCGACCCGCAGGACTCGCGTGCGGTGCGGGTCGCGCTCACCCGGCGGGGCAGCGGGCTCGCGGAGGAGTTCTACGTCGAGACCTGCCGGCGCGTCGAGCGGCTGACGACGGAGCTCGCCGCCGCCGAACGCGACACGCTCGCCGGGCTGCTCGGCCGGGTCGTGCTGGACAACAAGGTTCCGGCGGTTTTCCTGGGGCCCGACGGAGGAGCCCTCGCCGATCGCAGGCGCTGA
- a CDS encoding aldo/keto reductase, translating into MEYTHLGRSGLSVSRLVLGTMNFGTETSEQDSHTIMDRAHGHGINFFDTADVYGAKLGEGVTEQIIGRWFATGGGRREKTVLATKLALPMGHWPNDNMLSALHIRRACDASLRRLQTDHIDLYQMHHIDRNTPWEEIWEAFTVLRQQGKVLYFGSSNFAGWHIAQAQEAARSRHFLGLVTEQSIYNLMTRWIELEVLPAARHYGLGVIPWSPLNGGVLSGALRKREQGAASRGSSGRAANTLAEHRETIEAYEKLCADIGEDPAHVGLAWLLAQDGVTGPIIGPRTAAQLDGSLRALAITLDDGTLARLEELFPPPAPNGARPAPEAYAW; encoded by the coding sequence ATGGAATACACCCACCTCGGCCGGAGCGGCCTCTCGGTGTCCCGGCTCGTGCTCGGCACCATGAACTTCGGAACGGAAACCTCCGAACAGGACAGTCACACGATCATGGACCGGGCGCACGGGCACGGTATCAACTTCTTCGACACCGCCGACGTGTACGGCGCGAAGCTGGGCGAAGGCGTCACCGAACAGATCATCGGCCGGTGGTTCGCCACGGGCGGCGGCCGGCGCGAGAAGACCGTGCTGGCCACCAAGCTCGCTCTCCCGATGGGCCACTGGCCCAACGACAACATGCTGTCCGCGCTGCACATCCGGCGCGCGTGCGACGCGTCACTCAGACGGCTGCAGACCGACCACATCGACCTGTACCAGATGCACCACATCGACCGGAACACGCCGTGGGAGGAGATCTGGGAGGCGTTCACCGTCCTCCGCCAGCAGGGAAAAGTGCTCTACTTCGGCTCCTCCAACTTCGCCGGCTGGCACATCGCGCAGGCGCAGGAGGCCGCGCGATCGCGGCACTTCCTCGGACTGGTCACCGAACAGTCCATCTACAACCTGATGACCCGCTGGATCGAGCTGGAGGTGCTGCCCGCGGCACGGCACTACGGGCTGGGCGTGATCCCGTGGTCGCCGCTGAACGGCGGAGTGCTCAGCGGCGCCCTGCGCAAGCGTGAGCAGGGCGCCGCCTCCCGCGGCAGCTCGGGACGCGCGGCCAACACGCTCGCCGAACACCGGGAGACCATCGAGGCGTACGAGAAGTTGTGCGCCGACATCGGCGAGGACCCGGCCCACGTCGGACTGGCGTGGCTGCTCGCGCAGGACGGTGTGACCGGGCCGATCATCGGGCCGCGGACGGCCGCGCAGCTCGACGGCTCGCTGCGCGCGCTGGCGATCACGCTCGATGACGGCACGCTGGCCAGGTTGGAGGAGCTGTTCCCGCCGCCCGCGCCGAACGGGGCCAGGCCCGCCCCCGAGGCGTACGCCTGGTGA
- a CDS encoding WD40 repeat domain-containing serine/threonine protein kinase, with amino-acid sequence MVTPLLPSDPRQLGPYWLARRLGAGGQGVVYEAYDSLGGRVAVKALREDFITDAYRDQLRREVAALSRVASFCTARIIEADLDHVLPYLVSEYVPGPDLQNRVDKDGPYRPDDLHRLAVGIATALSSIHQAGVTHRDLKPANVLIGPDGPRVIDFGIARTEEMSRSATGQLKGTPRWMAPELFGGHRASPAVDIWAWGAVVLFAATGKSPFDGDSMPALIYQVLHHQPELDAVQEPLRSLVARALSRDPARRPTSRELLEGLIGGRGALEEATAVAGALSATALPPSLAQVAEQVYAELTPHEQATVPRILLRMVAAEPEARHTLRKVAAAEFLDIETAEQSVWRILDRLGEAGLVVRDGDLFTLATPALVRAWPRLRDWVADEREVLDAHHELADAARRWQSHGRKSGDLLQGSSLDEALTRVAAGRRHLTLNLVERSFLDRSVRAAQRRRRYRTLLSAVLTVLLVVSTVTAATAIVQGIELAATNETISRQRDAAVGDRVANLATTMRRLDPATAKQLAVAAATLAPDGQPARNALATLYSQWEQYTYRPPGVDGDWRMNGDGTYRLTAYARGHEVKLADVDSRRVIRTITLTGEPVDDRALGHVLSLTADGKTLSLVRKDGTVGIWDTATGRPRPVSIRIPEPYAALDPTGTRLLSFSATQAIVWDIGSGKPLLTIPHQLLAATFTPDGRSLVSLRGGKFEYWDVGRGTKRPLPRLGADSERINGMEVSPDGRRLGVIKGDRLWVVRLDKEDVSRRQLPKNDDNTGIAFSDDGRFVAVGGTVWGTEGVHDQSWDLVGERDEPVFRNSGGCANPVFGPGDRTLRCTDRSTNTTTVLSLAPIADSVKLTDAFVGSTAVLSEDGSTLAVESRRDLEIWDPVRRVKRGALPLNGVKGTSESLFALSADGKLLASSFRRSGKVEIWDVASATRKTTLQTGHPINDRLPLRFSPDGRTLAVLTIPTSLTSLELWDVASGTLRVKSAGAQVEPGQSVGGEPRVLFSPDGRTVISGPDQGVVDVATGKRVLAPNLELDPAMARSRDGLVAVVDRDKVGFWDARTLRHRYDVLPGVELGRAVAFAPDGKVLALADTTGRIRLWDVPNRRALGLPLSGFLTSKADAGPDEIRTMAFSADGTVLAAVDDDGRLRTHLVALDKVKSALCRLFGPLSEADWRTHIPEIPYRRTC; translated from the coding sequence ATGGTTACGCCGCTCCTGCCCAGTGACCCTCGGCAGCTCGGTCCCTACTGGCTGGCCCGACGGCTCGGGGCGGGAGGTCAGGGCGTGGTCTACGAGGCGTACGACAGCCTGGGCGGCCGGGTGGCGGTCAAGGCGCTGCGCGAGGACTTCATCACCGACGCCTACCGCGACCAGCTACGCAGGGAGGTGGCGGCGCTCAGCCGGGTGGCCTCCTTCTGCACCGCGCGGATCATCGAGGCCGACCTCGACCACGTCCTGCCGTATCTGGTCAGCGAGTACGTCCCCGGGCCCGATCTGCAGAACCGCGTGGACAAGGACGGACCCTACCGCCCGGACGACCTGCACCGTCTCGCGGTCGGCATCGCCACCGCGCTGTCGTCCATCCACCAGGCCGGCGTGACGCACCGGGACCTGAAGCCGGCGAACGTCCTGATCGGTCCGGACGGTCCCCGGGTCATCGACTTCGGCATCGCGCGCACCGAGGAGATGTCCCGGAGCGCGACCGGGCAGCTGAAAGGCACCCCGCGGTGGATGGCCCCCGAGCTGTTCGGCGGCCACCGCGCCTCACCGGCCGTCGACATCTGGGCGTGGGGCGCCGTCGTCCTGTTCGCCGCCACGGGCAAGTCGCCCTTCGACGGTGACAGCATGCCTGCGCTGATCTACCAGGTCCTTCATCACCAGCCCGAGCTCGACGCGGTGCAGGAGCCGCTGCGCTCCCTGGTGGCGCGGGCGCTGTCCCGCGACCCGGCCCGGCGCCCCACATCGCGGGAGCTGCTGGAAGGCCTGATCGGCGGCCGGGGCGCGCTCGAGGAGGCCACCGCGGTCGCCGGCGCTCTTTCGGCCACGGCGCTCCCCCCGTCGCTGGCGCAGGTGGCCGAGCAGGTCTACGCCGAGCTCACCCCGCACGAGCAGGCCACCGTTCCGCGCATCCTGCTGCGGATGGTCGCCGCGGAGCCGGAGGCCCGGCACACGCTGCGCAAGGTCGCCGCCGCCGAGTTCCTGGACATCGAGACGGCCGAGCAGAGCGTCTGGCGCATCCTCGACCGGCTGGGCGAGGCGGGGCTGGTGGTCCGCGACGGCGACCTCTTCACGCTCGCCACCCCGGCGCTGGTGCGGGCCTGGCCTCGGCTGCGCGACTGGGTCGCCGACGAACGTGAGGTCCTCGACGCCCACCACGAGCTCGCCGACGCCGCGCGGCGCTGGCAGAGCCACGGACGTAAGAGCGGTGACCTGCTGCAGGGCAGCTCGCTCGACGAGGCGCTCACCCGCGTTGCGGCCGGTCGCCGGCACCTCACCCTCAACCTGGTCGAACGCTCGTTCCTCGACCGGTCGGTGCGCGCCGCGCAGCGCAGGCGGCGCTACCGTACGCTGCTGAGCGCCGTCCTGACGGTCCTGCTCGTCGTGTCCACCGTGACGGCGGCCACCGCGATCGTCCAGGGCATCGAGCTGGCGGCCACGAACGAGACCATCTCCCGGCAGCGGGACGCGGCCGTCGGCGACCGGGTGGCCAACCTCGCCACCACGATGCGGCGCCTCGATCCCGCCACCGCCAAGCAGCTCGCCGTCGCCGCCGCGACCCTGGCGCCCGACGGCCAGCCGGCCAGGAACGCGCTGGCCACGCTCTACAGCCAGTGGGAGCAGTACACCTACCGGCCGCCGGGCGTCGATGGCGACTGGCGGATGAACGGAGACGGCACCTACCGTCTGACGGCGTACGCGCGCGGCCACGAGGTGAAGCTCGCCGACGTCGACTCGCGCCGGGTGATACGGACGATCACCCTGACCGGAGAGCCGGTCGACGACCGTGCGCTCGGCCACGTCCTGTCCCTCACGGCGGACGGCAAGACCCTCTCGCTGGTCAGGAAGGACGGCACGGTCGGCATCTGGGACACGGCGACCGGCCGGCCGCGGCCGGTGTCGATCCGCATCCCCGAGCCGTACGCGGCGCTCGATCCCACGGGCACCCGCCTCCTGAGCTTCTCGGCGACGCAGGCGATCGTCTGGGACATCGGATCGGGCAAGCCCCTTCTCACGATCCCGCACCAGCTCCTGGCCGCGACCTTCACCCCGGACGGGCGGTCGCTGGTCAGCCTCCGGGGAGGGAAGTTCGAGTACTGGGACGTCGGCCGGGGCACGAAGAGGCCCCTGCCCCGGCTCGGTGCGGACTCCGAGAGGATCAACGGCATGGAGGTCAGCCCGGACGGCAGACGCCTCGGTGTGATCAAGGGCGACCGGCTGTGGGTCGTCCGCCTGGACAAGGAGGACGTGAGCCGGCGGCAGCTCCCGAAGAACGACGACAACACCGGGATCGCCTTCAGCGACGACGGCAGGTTCGTCGCGGTCGGCGGCACCGTCTGGGGCACCGAGGGCGTCCACGACCAGTCATGGGACCTGGTGGGAGAACGCGACGAGCCCGTCTTCAGGAACTCCGGCGGCTGCGCCAACCCGGTCTTCGGCCCGGGAGACCGCACCCTGCGCTGCACGGATCGCTCCACGAACACCACCACCGTCCTGTCCCTCGCTCCCATCGCGGACTCGGTCAAGCTCACCGACGCCTTCGTCGGCTCCACGGCGGTCCTCAGCGAGGACGGCTCGACCCTCGCCGTCGAATCCCGCCGTGACCTGGAGATCTGGGACCCGGTCAGGCGGGTCAAGCGGGGGGCGCTGCCGCTCAACGGTGTCAAGGGCACCAGCGAATCGCTGTTCGCGCTGTCGGCGGACGGAAAGCTCCTGGCGAGCAGCTTCCGCCGCAGCGGGAAAGTCGAGATCTGGGACGTCGCCTCGGCGACCAGGAAGACCACCCTGCAGACCGGGCACCCGATCAACGACCGGCTGCCCCTCAGGTTCTCGCCTGACGGCAGGACGCTCGCGGTGCTCACCATCCCCACCAGCCTGACCTCGCTCGAACTGTGGGACGTGGCCTCGGGGACCCTGCGGGTCAAGTCCGCCGGAGCCCAGGTGGAGCCCGGCCAGTCCGTCGGCGGCGAACCGCGTGTCCTCTTCAGCCCCGACGGACGGACCGTGATCTCCGGGCCGGACCAGGGCGTCGTCGACGTCGCCACCGGCAAGAGAGTCCTCGCCCCCAACCTCGAGCTGGACCCCGCCATGGCCCGCAGCCGGGACGGGCTCGTCGCCGTGGTCGACAGGGACAAGGTCGGGTTCTGGGACGCGCGGACCCTCCGGCACAGGTATGACGTGCTCCCCGGCGTGGAGCTGGGCAGGGCCGTCGCCTTCGCTCCCGACGGAAAAGTGCTCGCGCTGGCCGACACGACCGGCCGGATCCGCCTGTGGGACGTTCCCAACCGGCGCGCCCTCGGCCTTCCGCTCTCCGGTTTCCTGACGTCGAAGGCCGACGCGGGCCCGGACGAGATCAGGACCATGGCCTTCTCGGCCGACGGCACGGTGCTGGCGGCCGTTGACGACGACGGCCGCCTCCGCACCCACCTCGTCGCCCTCGACAAGGTCAAAAGTGCCCTCTGCCGCCTTTTCGGCCCGCTCTCCGAGGCGGACTGGAGAACCCACATCCCGGAGATTCCCTACCGCCGCACCTGCTGA
- a CDS encoding NAD(P)/FAD-dependent oxidoreductase: protein MSRTVAVVGGGYGGSALAKALDAEADVILIDPRDAFINSAGSLRALTQPDWGDNMFFPYDRWLTRGTVIRDRAVSVDPGGVILASGRRVEADYLVLATGSSYTYPAKPNADSTGEVLDDLRRTHKELAGAERVLILGAGPVGLELAGEIKEVWPHKHVTIVDPTEQHLADFRPELRQDLYRQLDGLDVRLRLGTGLAVPPPVEPGHADTFTVTTTDGEEITADIWFRAYGGRVNSDYLADGRLTPRTPQGQVPVTETLNVHGYDHVYAIGDITDVAEAKMAGYAMQHAEVVARNITAQLNGERPTATYRPLPHPMILLPLGPRGGVGQLPTPDGPAVVTAETVSQYKGADLFTGRFTEQFGTA from the coding sequence ATGAGTCGTACGGTCGCGGTCGTCGGCGGAGGTTACGGGGGTTCGGCGCTCGCCAAGGCGCTGGACGCCGAGGCCGACGTCATCCTCATCGACCCCCGGGACGCGTTCATCAACTCGGCGGGGTCACTCCGGGCGCTGACCCAGCCCGACTGGGGAGACAACATGTTCTTCCCCTACGACAGGTGGCTGACGCGGGGCACGGTGATCCGTGACCGCGCGGTCTCGGTGGACCCCGGCGGCGTCATCCTGGCCTCAGGCCGGCGCGTCGAGGCCGACTACCTGGTCCTGGCCACCGGCTCCAGCTACACCTACCCGGCCAAGCCCAACGCCGACTCCACCGGTGAGGTCCTGGACGACCTCCGCCGCACCCACAAGGAACTGGCCGGCGCCGAGCGGGTGCTGATCCTCGGCGCCGGGCCGGTCGGCCTGGAACTGGCCGGGGAGATCAAGGAGGTCTGGCCGCACAAGCACGTGACCATCGTCGACCCGACCGAGCAGCACCTGGCCGACTTCCGGCCGGAGCTGCGCCAGGACCTGTACCGCCAGCTCGACGGACTGGACGTCCGGCTACGGCTGGGCACCGGCCTGGCCGTGCCGCCGCCGGTCGAGCCCGGCCACGCGGACACCTTCACCGTCACCACCACCGACGGGGAGGAGATCACCGCCGACATCTGGTTCCGCGCCTACGGCGGGCGCGTCAACAGCGACTACCTCGCCGACGGCCGCCTCACCCCCCGCACCCCGCAGGGACAGGTCCCCGTCACCGAGACCCTCAACGTCCACGGCTACGACCACGTCTACGCGATCGGCGACATCACCGACGTGGCCGAGGCCAAGATGGCCGGATACGCGATGCAGCACGCCGAGGTGGTGGCGCGCAACATCACCGCCCAGCTGAACGGTGAGCGGCCCACGGCCACCTACCGGCCCCTGCCCCACCCCATGATCCTGCTCCCGCTCGGACCGCGTGGCGGCGTCGGCCAACTGCCCACACCCGACGGCCCGGCCGTCGTCACGGCCGAGACGGTCTCCCAGTACAAGGGCGCCGACCTGTTCACCGGCCGCTTCACCGAACAGTTCGGCACCGCCTGA